TGTTCGTGCCCAGGTAGCCGATGCCGATGTTGTAGGCGTAATCCCACACCGCTTCGAGTGCCTTGGGGTTGGACTGCAGGCACGGGAACTCGCAGTAGTTGATGAAGCCGCCGGACGCGTAGTACGGGAAGTCCTTCTCGTAGTTGAGTTTTTCCATTGGGGTTGGCTGCAGCCAGACCGGGTAGTGGAAGGAGTTGGTGTAGAAGTCGTGGTCGGTCACGCCTTCCACTTCGCCGAACTTCTCGTGGTCCATACGGTTGAAGCGGTCGGTGAGGGATTCGGCCGGCGTGGAGTACACGGAATAGTGGTAGCCTTCCGCGTCGCTCCATTCCTTGCACAGCTCGTTCATGCGCTTGACGATGGACAGTGCGAATTCCTTGCCTTGCGGATCCCAGCCGTGATCGCGCATCCAGTTCTTGCCGTAGAACACGCTGGTCGCCTCATACAGGCCAATGTAGCCCAGGGAAACGGTGGCACGTTCGTTGCGGAACAGCTGGTCGACGCTGTCGTTGGCGCCGAGTCGACCGAAAGCTCCGAAACGGAACAGGGTCGGCGCATTGACCGGCGCGGCCTGCTTGCAACGCATGATACGGAATTGCAATGCCTGATGAGCCACGGCCATACGCTCGTCGAAGATCTTCCAGAAGCGATCCTTGTCGCCGTGGGATTCCAGTGCGATGCGCGGAACGTTCACGGTGACGACGCCAAGGTTCATGCGTCCGTCTTCCACGTCCTTGCCGGTCGCCGGATCAATCCAACCCTGCAAGAAGGAACGGCAGCCCATCGGGGCTTTGAAGGAGCCGGTGATCTTCACGATGTTCTCGTAGAAGATCACGTCCGGATACATGCGCTTGGTGGCGCATTCGAGGGCGAGCTGCTTCAAATCGTAGTTCGGATCGCCCGGATCGGCGTTCACACCATGCTTGATGGTGAACACGAGCTTCGGGAAAATGGCGGTGTGATGTTCGGAACCGAGGCCGCGGATACGGTTCAGGAAGATGGCACGCTGAATCTCGCGGGCGAACCAGTCAGTGCCCAAACCGAAGCCAACGGTCACGAACGGGGTCTGGCCATTCGACACACGATTGGAGTTGATCTGGTATTCCATGGTCTGCATGGCATCGTAGATGGCCTTGCGGGTCTGGATCTTCGCCCACACCTCACGCAGCTGCTGCAAACGGCTGGCATCCTTATTGAACGGCTCGTCCATCGGCAGGGCCGGACGGTCCTTTTCGAAATGCAGACGCTTCGGTTCGACATCCTTGGCCAAGCGCACCTGACGTTCGGCGATTTCGATCGGCAGGTCGTCAGGCATGATCTCGTGGGCCTGCTCAAGGAACTTGTCGTAATCCTTGCGCGCGTATTCAACGAAGTTCTCATCGGCACGGTTGGCGGTCTGGCCACCATACTGGCTGGATGCCACGTCCTTCATGATCTGGGTGATCTGCGTGGCCGCAATGGAAATGCTGTTCGGCGAGCCCATCGGAGCGTTGCCCAGAGTGAAACCGTTGGCGAGCATATCCCAATAGTTCGGCAGCGAGCAGTTGGACTGCGCGGTGAACGGCGAGTAGTCGGCGTCGTGGAAGTGGATGTCGCCCTTCATATGCGCGTTGGAAACCGCGTCCGGCATCATGGAGAAGGCCGCGGCCTTGGAAACCGCACCCGCCAACAGATCGCGCTGGGTGGAGTAGACGTTGGAATCCTTGTTGGCGTTCTCGCGCACCAGAGCCTCGTCACGGTTCACCAGACGCTTGACGGCTTCGTTGATGTCGGTGGCCTTGGCACGTTCGATGTCTTTGTTCAGACGGTAGTTGGTGTACGTGCGCGCCACATCGTACAGGTGGTCTTCGATCAGGCCGTGTTCAACGAGATTCTGGATGTCTTCGATCTTGGCGGGACCGTTGTAACGATCCTTGATTTCGGCTTCGACCTGATTGGCGATATCACGGATCAGCTGTTCCTCCTGCGGCCCGATCTTCTTATCAAGGTCGGCGAAGGCGGACTTCACCGCGCTGATGATGTTGATCGGATCGAAGTCGACCACACGACCGTCGCGCTTCTCGACGAGTACCTTACCGGTTCCCGTTTTAACGGTTGCGGAGACGGCATCCAGAGCCTGCGTTTCCATTCATCGTCCTTTCCGGGTCGGACCCCATCCGACCAGGTTTTCATGCTTCGTTATGCATGCCAGATTGTTGCTACGTCCATGACTGTACGCCATAGCCAGCACTAAATGTAGTAGCGGCACGCCGGCAGTAAAACTATATATTCCATTTTTCGGCTTGATTCCGCCATTCCTTAACTTGTGTGACAAAGGTAACGATTTCGCCACGGAGTGTCGCCCGAGTGTCGATTTGACGCACTCACCGAAGAGGGACTATACAAGGCGGGGTACCCTCACGGAATTCGAACATGTGTTTCATTTGTCCGCAAGATGATGGAATCTTGAACTATGACTTGGAACCAGGATTACACACCCCCGGCAGCGCAGCCGAACAGCAAACCGCTGCCACGACTGGCCGGCGAAACCACCGCTGACAACCCCTGGCCGGTAAGTCTGCTCAGCGAGAAATTCCATATGGCCGTCGAACGGTGGCCATCGGTTTGGGTGGCCGGGCAGATCACGCAGATCAACACCAGACGTCAGGGCAGCGCCTATATCACTCTGCGCGATGATTATCAGGACATTGCGTTGGAAGTCAACGGTTTCGGGCAGTTCGCCGCAGCCGCCACGCCTTTCGTGCAGGGCGACCGCGTCATCATCCATGGCAAACCGAATCTGTGGATGAAGCGCACGTCACTGTCTTTACGTGGCGACGCCATTATCGCGGCCGGCGCAGGAGGCAGCCTGAAGGCCATGATCGACGAATTACGCAAGAAGCTGAAAGGCGAAGGCCTGTTCGACGCTGACCGCAAGCAGCCTCTGCCCGAGTTTCCGCATTGCATTGGTCTGATTTGCGCGCCGCAGGCTCGCGCCGAAGGCGATGTCATCACCAACGTGAGATTGCGTTGGCCTGTTGTCGATTTCAAAGTGACGCATGTGCATGTGCAGGGTGAGCAGTGCCCTTCCGACGTGATCAAGGCGATCGCGCAGATGGATGCCGATCCTGATGTCGACGTGATCATCGTGGCCCGTGGCGGCGGCGCTTTCGAAGATCTGATCGGGTTCTCCGACGAAGGCGTGGTACGCGCCGCGGCAGCCGCCCATACGCCGCTGATTTCCGCGATCGGCCATGAGGATGATTGGACGCTGCTTGATCTGGTTGCCGATCTGCGCGCATCCACGCCAACGGACGCGGCGAAGAAAGTCGTGCCGGACGTGCGCGAGCAGATGCAACTGATCAACGTGAACATCGAACGCATGCGCATGCGCATCGACGCCACCGTCAACAATGAAACAAGACTGATTGAAGGCTATGCGAACCGTCCAAGCCTCACACAGCCGCTCACCATGCTGGAACCGCATCAGCGTCTCATCGATGATGCAAGAACCCGCATGAGAATCGGTCTGACACGTATTCTTGACGACGCAAGCCTCACCATCGAAAAAGCGCATGCCTCACTGACCGCGCTTAGCCCGCAATCCACTCTCAATCGAGGTTATGCGGTAGTGCAGGGAGCGGACGGCCATGTAATCGACGATGCGAACGCCGTGAACACCGGCGACCAACTCACCATGACATTGAAGCACGGCGTGATCGTGTCCGAAGTCACCACCGTAACGAAGGAGTAGCAATGATCAACGAAACCACCCCCGCATCCAGCCTGACCGACAAGGAACGCGAAGCCATCGCACAAATGCCTTACGAAGAGGCTCGAGATCAGCTCATTCAGGCCGTGCAGGCACTTGAGGCCGGCGGACTCAACCTTGACCAGTCCATGCGCCAGTGGGAGCTTGGCGAAGCCCTCGCCAAGCGCGCTCAAAGTCTGCTCGGCGAAGTGCGTGCCAAGCTTGACGCAGCCCAGGCGGAACAGGCCACTGCGGCCAATACCGCTGGAACGCAAGACAATCTGGCCTGAAAATCTCAAAAACCGCCAATATATCGTTTCTACATGACTGTGCGCCACGTACTTCATGCAGCGCACAGTCATGTAGAAATTTCGGATTTCTTCATTTCGGCACCACACTCGTCCGGATGGTGTGTAGAATGAAGATTCGTTGCCTCAGTAGCTCAGTGGATAGAGCACTTCTCTCCTAAAGAAGGTGTCGTAGGTTCGATTCCTATCTGGGGCACTTTGTTTTATGCGGATACGCAGCCGATACGTAGTTGCGCCGGCACTCTTCTCACACGTCGAATTGCACGGTTGCCAGCAACGCCTTGTGATCACTTCCGTCGATTTTCAACGATTTGACCCGACCTGCCAACATGCCGGAATCCAATACGATATGGTCAATGCCCGCAAACGTCGGCACATAATCGATATTCGCAGGCCACGTGAATACCAATCCCCCGGCCGCTTGTTTGGCCGCATCCGCGAACCGTGTTCCCAAGAAATTACGGAACGGTGCATGATCGTCGGTCGCATTGAAATCGCCCATGAACACGTACCTACGAGACGTATCGTACCGGAGTCGACCAAGCTCATCCAATGAACGCTTCCACTGCTGCCAATATCCATCGGTCGGAGACGTGGTATGCACCGAAACGAAACGGATCTGCGTCTGACCATCATTGAATGCAACCGTGGCTCCTGGCATGAACGACGCGCTCGAATCAACATCATCATCAGCTGGATCAACAAGCGGACCCGCCGACCACAAACCATTGCCATACACGCCGTCTGAGCTTGCCACCTGCGCATACGGCAGCAAATCGCCAATACCAGCCTTGTTCAACTCGTCCACGAAAGCATCGGTCGTTTCTTGCAATGCCAGCACTTCCACACGCTCGCTACGCACCACATCGACAATTTCCTGCGCGTCGGCACGACCCTTAAACACATTGCATGTCATCAAACGGGCATAATCATCCTGCGTATTGGCGGACGCTCCCGAAACCGCTGCAATCGCGGCACGCGGAAGCTTCGTCTCATTGTAGAAAAACGGATACTGCCACCATACTTGCAACGCGATCGCCGCAATCGCCAGCAATACCGACATTGTTCGTTTCGAGACAATACCGCAAATCAGCGCAATCACCGCAAGAATCGCAAACCAAGGCACCAACGAAACGATAATGGGAACATACGGCCACGCCTGAATCTCAGCAGGCAGTATGTGCGAAACAGTGCCCAGCAAAGCTGCAATCGACAGAATGCCAGCCAGAAAACCGCATATGATATTGCGCACGCGATGCGACTTAGCTTTCTTCAACGTACGAACGGGTTTAACAGCCTTCCCCTGCGCTGTACGAGGTTTTGCACCACCCATTGCCAATCGCCCTCCCCAAGTTCCTCACACACATCTTATAGACGCATTGAAACAGCATCTATTCCTTTGGTGGCCTTCATGGCCTAAGCACCGCCATCAATTGCCACCCGTTCACCTTCGCGCATAGTACAGACTTGGCATTGACTTATGACTCATACAACAAAAATCCCGAGGAGCAGTGCTCGACTCGGGATTCAAAAAAGTTTAAGTGCGGCAACGTGCTACTCTCCCACACCCTCTCGAGTGCAGTACCATCGCCGTGCTAGGCCTTAGCTTCCGGGTTCGGAAAGGGACCGGGCGTCTCACCTAGGCTATGGTCACCGCAAGAGAAAAGAATACGCGCATGCGCCTCAATCACCAAATCACGGCGTGTCGCACTATGTTGCCGTTCTTAAATTCTCAAGAACACAATATTTCTGCGCTAAAGTCGAAGGCATGCAAGCGTAACTTCCATGAAAGAAGGCAACAATGACGATAGCCTCCTGCGGATCGGTTTCCGCAATCACTCTTGGACTTCCGAATTCCACCGCAATCTCCTCAGAAAAGGCGACGTTGCCCAAAGGGCTGTTTGTTGCGAAAGTTCCGGTTTCCGCTAAAACGAAGCAGCGTCTAGCCACTGAAGTCGAATCGATCACGATGCTTTCTCTGTTGCGACCGCAGAATACTTCGCTCGCTGCAGGCAATCGCATTCCTGAAATACTGGTGTTGGGATTACGTTTGCATGGCAAGAATGCTTCAGTTCCTACGGATGTCGTCGAATTGATCGCCATGCAACGCAAGTCAGGCATGCTGTTCGCCTGCGTACGCGATGCCGAAATTGACGGTACGGTACAGAAGGAATGCGCGTTTGCAGTGCGCCGCGCGTTGCCGGGACGCGCCGGGCATACTCCAACATTCAAGGTCTTCGCCTCCGCATGGGTTCCCGCCGATGAAGCATTGCTGGATATTTCCGATCCGGCTGTGGATTCCATGGATACGCTTTGGGAATCATTGTGCGCACAGGTGATTCTCGGTGATTCATCCCCCGCAGAAGTGGATGCCCGTATGGTACGGAACGCGCAAATCGCGCAGTTGAAGGCCGATATCGACAAGCTGACGCGAGATCACCAGCGGGTCAAGAATTCAGCGCAGCGCAACGAAATCTTCGCAAAACTTCACAAGGCGAAGAAACAACTCGAGGAGCTGCAGGGCTGAACCAAGCACCCGCTGGCAGTTAGGCGAATAATCGTCAGAAACCGAGGCGAGTGCGACCAAATTGGTCGAGCCAGCGCAGAATCGCGCCCTCTCGCAATGCCCACGGGCAGATTTCGATTTCCTTAACGTCGAGCGCCTTCATGATTTCGTCAACCACCAGACCGCCGCCAACGATCTGATATGTACGCTCGGGGGTTACACCCGGCAGCGCCACACGCTGGTCGGGGGAAATGGCCGCGAGTCGCGGAAGCCAGTCTTCCAGCTGGTCGAGCGTCATAATCGACGTGTCCACACGACCTGGCTGGCGCATCACCGCGCCGGCGAGACGAGCCAAGGATCGAATGGTTTTCGATGTGCCGACGGCATGCATCGGATGCTTCGACTTCGGGAAGGCCTCGACCATCGGGTCGAGGATTTTGCGGATGTTCCTACGCGCGTTTTCCAGATCCTTTTCGCTTGCAATACCGTTCTCCGGCAGGAATTCGCGGGTGATTCTGCCAGCACCGGCAGGCACGGACAACGCCACGGTCGGATCTTCGTCAGAACCCATGGCCACTTCGAGCGAGCCGCCGCCAATGTCGATCACCAGCAGGCGACCGGCATCCCAGCCGTACCATCGGCGAGCCGCCAGGAAGGTGAGGCGTGCCTCGTCAACACCGGAAAGCACGGTGACCGGCTGTCCGATGGCGTCTTCGATGCGGCGCAGGATCTTGCCGCCATTCGGCGCTTCACGCAATGCAGACGTGGCGAGCACCAGCAGCTGGGTGATCTCGTATTCCTTAGCCAGCTCCATGGCCTTCTCCACTGCGGAGATCACGGCTTCGACTCCGGCTTTTTTGATGGTGCCATCTTCTTTGAGGTACTGCATCAGGCGAACGGTGCTTTTAGCGCTCGCCTCAGGCTCAGGTCGGGCTCCTGGAGCCGCATCGACGATGAGCATGTGAACAGTGTTCGAACCGATATCAAGCACGCCGAGTCGCGTGGCATGCGAATGCAAACTGACCATAATCCAACAGCATACTTACTGAAGCGCTTAATATGTTGCGCGACATGCCATTGACAACCTTTGCATTTTCTTGGCGCAAATCAGGAGAAAAAGGGTGTCCGCCCCTCTTATAGAGCGAAAAACAACGATTGCAATCACTGAAAAGCCATATGAAAAAAGGCGGCTCCAACCGATGTCGCCATCGCGCAGGACCGCCTTTATCACACAAACAACAGTCTCAACAGACCCCGTAAGAATCAGCCACGCAGCTTGTCAACAAAATCGCCAAGACGACGCAACCCCTCACGCAACGCCTCGCGCGAGGCCGCATACGACAGTCGCACATGCGTGTCCGCGGTCGCCTCGCCGAAATCACGACCAGGCGTCAACGCAACATGCGCTTCCTTCAGCGCACGCTCACAGAACGTCCACGCGTCAAGACCAGTGCTGGAAATATTGAAATACGCATAGAACGCGCCATTCGGCTCAACCTCCAACGGCAGACCGATCTCAGCCAATCCGTCGACCACAATGCGACGACGCTCCAGCAACTCCTGACGACGTTCCTCGCACACGGCCAACGTTTCCGGAGTGAAGCACGCGAGCGCCGCATGCTGGGTGGGAGTATGCGCGCACAGGAAGAAGTTGGTGGCGAGATCGTCCATGGCTTCGAGCGCGCATTCAGGCACGACCATCCAACCCAGTCGCCAGCCGGTCATGCCGAAGAACTTGGAGAAGCTGGAGCATACGATGGCGTCCGGGTCGCAGGCGAGCACGGATTTCACGTCGGAGCCGTCCGGTTCGCGGTCGGCCAGGTCAAGGTAGGTTTCGTCGACGATACGCCATGCGCCGCGTTCTTTCGCCAGGTCGCACACGGATTTCAGGGTGTCGAAGGCGATGGTGGTACCGGTCGGGTTCGACGGCGAGGTGATCATCACCGCTTTGGTGCGATCCGACCAGTATTCGTGGCACAGTTCCGGTGTGAGATGGAATCGGGTGGTCGCATTCGTCGGCACGTCCACGACTTTGCCGCCGAACGCGCGAACCAGTTCGCGATTGCACGGGTACGACGGGTCGGCGATCAGCACCTCGTCACCCTCGTTCACCGTCAATGCGGCGGCAAGCAGCAGTGCCGTGGAACCTCCGGCCGTAATCGCGATACGTTTCGGATCGACGTCCACATGGTGGCGTTCCTTGTAGAAATCGGAAATCGCCTGACGCAATTCCGGCAAACCCATTGCGGCGGTATATGGCAATGGACGGCCATCATACTGTTCGCGCATCGCATCACGCACTGCGAGCGGAGCGCCGAAATCCGGCTCCCCCAAGCTCAACTTGACCACATCGGTGCCTGCGGCGATCATCTCGTCGGCCATCGCACCAAACACCATGGCACGGAACGGATTAGCAATCTGGGCGCGGTGCGACATCTGCGGCAGCGCGCTGTTCTCAGCATTTCCCATAGTTCGTTTGTATTCTTCAGACACGACAAATCACGCTGAATCACAAGCATCGTCTCACCGACGTTACATACCGTTTCGAAATCAAGAAAAACAAGAAATTAATCGAGCATACATCACGTATGTTCGGCAAGAATCACGCAATTGCAAGTAGATCGCATAAATGTCGATCAAGCAGGTTGCGTGCCGACGATTTCATGATAAAGCCGTTCCAGCCGTTCCTCACGTACTTTTTTGGCGAGCTCGCATTCCCACACCACGATCACTTTCCAGCCCATCGTTTCAAGTTCGGCATGCTGCCTGACATCTCG
This window of the Bifidobacterium pseudocatenulatum DSM 20438 = JCM 1200 = LMG 10505 genome carries:
- the nrdD gene encoding anaerobic ribonucleoside-triphosphate reductase yields the protein METQALDAVSATVKTGTGKVLVEKRDGRVVDFDPINIISAVKSAFADLDKKIGPQEEQLIRDIANQVEAEIKDRYNGPAKIEDIQNLVEHGLIEDHLYDVARTYTNYRLNKDIERAKATDINEAVKRLVNRDEALVRENANKDSNVYSTQRDLLAGAVSKAAAFSMMPDAVSNAHMKGDIHFHDADYSPFTAQSNCSLPNYWDMLANGFTLGNAPMGSPNSISIAATQITQIMKDVASSQYGGQTANRADENFVEYARKDYDKFLEQAHEIMPDDLPIEIAERQVRLAKDVEPKRLHFEKDRPALPMDEPFNKDASRLQQLREVWAKIQTRKAIYDAMQTMEYQINSNRVSNGQTPFVTVGFGLGTDWFAREIQRAIFLNRIRGLGSEHHTAIFPKLVFTIKHGVNADPGDPNYDLKQLALECATKRMYPDVIFYENIVKITGSFKAPMGCRSFLQGWIDPATGKDVEDGRMNLGVVTVNVPRIALESHGDKDRFWKIFDERMAVAHQALQFRIMRCKQAAPVNAPTLFRFGAFGRLGANDSVDQLFRNERATVSLGYIGLYEATSVFYGKNWMRDHGWDPQGKEFALSIVKRMNELCKEWSDAEGYHYSVYSTPAESLTDRFNRMDHEKFGEVEGVTDHDFYTNSFHYPVWLQPTPMEKLNYEKDFPYYASGGFINYCEFPCLQSNPKALEAVWDYAYNIGIGYLGTNTPIDRCYDCGFQGDFEPTEEGFKCPECGNSDPDHCNVTKRTCGYLGNPVQRPMVHGRHEEIAHRVKHMSGETGHVTLSDGSEREWFEEAK
- the xseA gene encoding exodeoxyribonuclease VII large subunit, producing MTWNQDYTPPAAQPNSKPLPRLAGETTADNPWPVSLLSEKFHMAVERWPSVWVAGQITQINTRRQGSAYITLRDDYQDIALEVNGFGQFAAAATPFVQGDRVIIHGKPNLWMKRTSLSLRGDAIIAAGAGGSLKAMIDELRKKLKGEGLFDADRKQPLPEFPHCIGLICAPQARAEGDVITNVRLRWPVVDFKVTHVHVQGEQCPSDVIKAIAQMDADPDVDVIIVARGGGAFEDLIGFSDEGVVRAAAAAHTPLISAIGHEDDWTLLDLVADLRASTPTDAAKKVVPDVREQMQLINVNIERMRMRIDATVNNETRLIEGYANRPSLTQPLTMLEPHQRLIDDARTRMRIGLTRILDDASLTIEKAHASLTALSPQSTLNRGYAVVQGADGHVIDDANAVNTGDQLTMTLKHGVIVSEVTTVTKE
- a CDS encoding exodeoxyribonuclease VII small subunit encodes the protein MINETTPASSLTDKEREAIAQMPYEEARDQLIQAVQALEAGGLNLDQSMRQWELGEALAKRAQSLLGEVRAKLDAAQAEQATAANTAGTQDNLA
- a CDS encoding endonuclease/exonuclease/phosphatase family protein translates to MGGAKPRTAQGKAVKPVRTLKKAKSHRVRNIICGFLAGILSIAALLGTVSHILPAEIQAWPYVPIIVSLVPWFAILAVIALICGIVSKRTMSVLLAIAAIALQVWWQYPFFYNETKLPRAAIAAVSGASANTQDDYARLMTCNVFKGRADAQEIVDVVRSERVEVLALQETTDAFVDELNKAGIGDLLPYAQVASSDGVYGNGLWSAGPLVDPADDDVDSSASFMPGATVAFNDGQTQIRFVSVHTTSPTDGYWQQWKRSLDELGRLRYDTSRRYVFMGDFNATDDHAPFRNFLGTRFADAAKQAAGGLVFTWPANIDYVPTFAGIDHIVLDSGMLAGRVKSLKIDGSDHKALLATVQFDV
- a CDS encoding DUF4391 domain-containing protein, with the translated sequence MTIASCGSVSAITLGLPNSTAISSEKATLPKGLFVAKVPVSAKTKQRLATEVESITMLSLLRPQNTSLAAGNRIPEILVLGLRLHGKNASVPTDVVELIAMQRKSGMLFACVRDAEIDGTVQKECAFAVRRALPGRAGHTPTFKVFASAWVPADEALLDISDPAVDSMDTLWESLCAQVILGDSSPAEVDARMVRNAQIAQLKADIDKLTRDHQRVKNSAQRNEIFAKLHKAKKQLEELQG
- a CDS encoding Ppx/GppA phosphatase family protein — protein: MVSLHSHATRLGVLDIGSNTVHMLIVDAAPGARPEPEASAKSTVRLMQYLKEDGTIKKAGVEAVISAVEKAMELAKEYEITQLLVLATSALREAPNGGKILRRIEDAIGQPVTVLSGVDEARLTFLAARRWYGWDAGRLLVIDIGGGSLEVAMGSDEDPTVALSVPAGAGRITREFLPENGIASEKDLENARRNIRKILDPMVEAFPKSKHPMHAVGTSKTIRSLARLAGAVMRQPGRVDTSIMTLDQLEDWLPRLAAISPDQRVALPGVTPERTYQIVGGGLVVDEIMKALDVKEIEICPWALREGAILRWLDQFGRTRLGF
- a CDS encoding aminotransferase class I/II-fold pyridoxal phosphate-dependent enzyme: MGNAENSALPQMSHRAQIANPFRAMVFGAMADEMIAAGTDVVKLSLGEPDFGAPLAVRDAMREQYDGRPLPYTAAMGLPELRQAISDFYKERHHVDVDPKRIAITAGGSTALLLAAALTVNEGDEVLIADPSYPCNRELVRAFGGKVVDVPTNATTRFHLTPELCHEYWSDRTKAVMITSPSNPTGTTIAFDTLKSVCDLAKERGAWRIVDETYLDLADREPDGSDVKSVLACDPDAIVCSSFSKFFGMTGWRLGWMVVPECALEAMDDLATNFFLCAHTPTQHAALACFTPETLAVCEERRQELLERRRIVVDGLAEIGLPLEVEPNGAFYAYFNISSTGLDAWTFCERALKEAHVALTPGRDFGEATADTHVRLSYAASREALREGLRRLGDFVDKLRG